A region of Dermabacter vaginalis DNA encodes the following proteins:
- a CDS encoding carbohydrate ABC transporter permease gives MSTSVDTVTTPPPHAAPKRKQGPLGNRLTARRGLLMVPAFVLIAIFMLGPIVYSIYLAFTNKAVRGENAKSVEFVALDNFITAFSDDRFWNAVVLTLIFTLISAVIGQNLLGMVLALLMEKANRIVTFIGTSVVILAWILPEVVAGYLLYTFFADQGSLNTLLTSIGLPGQDWLFSAPILAVSFANIWRGTAFTMLIYSAALTSIPKDVYESAEIDGAGAFTRLMRITIPLMRTAIATNLMLITLQTLSVFGLIFIMTGGGPSGRSQTLPLYMYEQAFSYGQLGYGTAIALILLAIGAIASLIYLKLLPEEDKR, from the coding sequence GCCCGCCGCGGCCTCCTCATGGTTCCCGCGTTCGTGCTCATCGCGATTTTCATGCTCGGCCCGATCGTCTATTCGATCTATCTCGCGTTTACGAATAAAGCCGTGCGCGGCGAGAACGCGAAATCCGTGGAGTTCGTCGCGCTGGACAACTTCATCACGGCCTTCAGCGACGATCGGTTCTGGAACGCCGTCGTCCTCACCCTGATTTTCACTCTGATATCCGCGGTGATCGGCCAAAATCTCCTCGGCATGGTTCTCGCACTCCTCATGGAGAAGGCCAACCGCATCGTGACCTTTATTGGCACGTCGGTCGTGATTCTCGCGTGGATCCTCCCAGAAGTCGTCGCGGGCTACCTCCTGTACACCTTCTTCGCCGATCAGGGCTCCCTCAACACGCTCCTCACGAGCATCGGGCTTCCCGGGCAGGATTGGCTCTTTAGCGCGCCGATCCTCGCGGTGTCATTCGCGAATATTTGGCGCGGAACAGCGTTCACGATGCTCATCTACTCGGCGGCTCTCACGTCGATTCCCAAGGACGTGTACGAATCAGCGGAGATTGACGGCGCCGGGGCGTTCACGCGACTGATGCGCATCACCATTCCGCTCATGCGCACCGCGATCGCCACAAACCTCATGCTCATTACGCTGCAGACCCTTTCCGTTTTCGGTTTGATCTTCATCATGACCGGTGGTGGGCCTTCCGGTCGCAGCCAAACTCTTCCCCTGTACATGTATGAGCAGGCGTTCTCGTACGGCCAGCTCGGCTACGGCACCGCCATCGCCCTCATCCTGCTCGCGATCGGGGCGATCGCCTCACTCATCTATCTGAAGCTTCTGCCCGAGGAGGACAAGCGATGA